Proteins from a genomic interval of Niabella soli DSM 19437:
- a CDS encoding glycosyl hydrolase, whose protein sequence is MHLKRRSFLKISGLAGFHSVLVQQLPVRALAAFDTSDSLFRNFVTPPETARSSCYWWWFNGLVDEEGIRRDLEAFKAKGMGGVLLVNSADGLGGARIPQGAKLLSEEWKALYRFAMKEAKRLNIEVGINLSSGWCMGGPWIKPENAGRWYLQSTVELKGPQSFAGVLPLPGNRVGYDKVFNPPGYKEYIDLPLAQLDYRDTAVVAIRTSGKEHKLTGSRAALLEAKTNRKDASNFAKSFEITDPVQTPWPNAAGDAAIPLTDVIDLSGKMDATGQLRWEVPPGTWTVVRTGHRMTGSKLMIAQPEADGLSIDWFDKKGVELQFEHLGKVFIEEAAKVGAKPAYFCDDSFEDGFPNWTEQVLEKFRQYRGYDATPYLPVLSGYIMGNAEISDRFLNDYRRTIADCMADDHYGHFAKLCHQHGMLVQNEAAGPSRSGTICIDGLKNLGRSDLPAGEFWLAPKHEDPENLTDDKSYGVSRLDFGQNKVTKMVASAAHIYGRKLASAEAFTSFRHWLDYPGSLKQALDRAFCEGINRIVIHTSTATRPKDGLPGYEYGAGTHFNPNVTWWEFAAPFFSYVARSQQLLRTGHFVADVLFYNGDIAPNLVAQKHIPATLGKGYDYDVCNAEVLLERINVRDGKLVLPDGMQYRMLVLPESSRMPVAVLKKIKALLEAGALVMGAPPQTDSGLTNYPQCDAAIQQIAKSLWKDAVASNGIPVGKGRLFYPGSIRAILQRMHYQPDFEATNRNAWIDFIHRTTGNAEIYFLTNRKKEAVQSDCLFRATGRQPELWDAVSGKRWLPLYKEEAGRIKITLNLDVFQSVFVVFPKVKTKGLPSAPDPWQQAGGRRKLQELTGSWKVSFDPQWGGPATIVFEDLQDWSHHPDVGIRHYSGKAVYRKQFSFNDALPTNPLFLELGVVKNICRVWLNEKDFGIVWTAPWRVEITSALKRGSNDVRIEVINLWPNRLIGDAALPVEQRRTHTNIPFKKNDPLLPSGLLGPVSLVSFA, encoded by the coding sequence ATGCATCTAAAAAGAAGAAGTTTTCTAAAGATCAGCGGGTTGGCGGGTTTTCATTCCGTGCTGGTGCAGCAGTTGCCGGTTAGGGCCCTGGCCGCTTTTGATACCAGTGATTCGTTATTCAGGAATTTTGTTACGCCACCTGAAACCGCGCGTTCTTCCTGCTATTGGTGGTGGTTTAATGGGCTGGTAGACGAAGAAGGTATCCGTAGAGATCTGGAGGCCTTTAAGGCAAAAGGAATGGGTGGTGTATTGCTGGTAAACTCAGCAGACGGATTGGGCGGCGCCCGCATTCCGCAGGGAGCGAAATTGCTGTCAGAAGAATGGAAGGCGTTGTATCGCTTTGCCATGAAAGAGGCGAAACGCCTGAATATTGAGGTAGGTATCAATCTGAGCTCTGGCTGGTGTATGGGCGGCCCCTGGATCAAACCGGAAAACGCCGGCCGGTGGTACCTGCAATCCACCGTGGAGTTAAAAGGCCCGCAGTCATTTGCCGGAGTCTTACCGCTGCCGGGCAATCGCGTGGGGTATGATAAGGTTTTTAACCCGCCAGGATATAAAGAATATATTGACCTTCCCCTGGCACAACTGGATTACCGGGATACGGCTGTTGTGGCTATCCGGACTTCAGGGAAAGAACATAAATTAACCGGCAGCCGTGCCGCGTTGCTGGAAGCAAAAACCAACCGGAAAGATGCCAGTAATTTTGCAAAATCATTTGAGATCACGGACCCTGTTCAGACGCCCTGGCCGAATGCAGCCGGCGATGCGGCGATCCCTTTAACGGATGTGATCGATCTCTCCGGTAAGATGGATGCAACCGGGCAACTGCGGTGGGAAGTACCCCCCGGCACGTGGACGGTTGTGCGTACGGGGCACAGGATGACCGGATCAAAACTGATGATCGCCCAACCCGAAGCGGACGGGTTATCTATCGACTGGTTTGATAAAAAAGGAGTGGAGCTCCAGTTTGAGCACCTGGGAAAAGTATTCATAGAAGAGGCGGCAAAAGTAGGAGCGAAGCCGGCTTATTTCTGCGATGATAGTTTTGAAGACGGTTTTCCTAACTGGACGGAACAGGTCCTTGAAAAATTCCGGCAGTACCGCGGGTATGATGCAACACCCTACCTGCCGGTGTTATCGGGATATATAATGGGCAATGCGGAAATATCCGATCGCTTTTTGAATGATTACCGCCGGACCATTGCTGATTGCATGGCGGATGATCACTACGGGCACTTTGCAAAGCTTTGTCACCAGCACGGTATGTTGGTGCAGAACGAAGCTGCCGGTCCCAGCCGCTCCGGAACGATCTGTATCGATGGGTTAAAAAACCTTGGGCGTAGTGATCTGCCTGCTGGTGAATTCTGGCTGGCGCCCAAACATGAAGACCCCGAAAATTTAACAGATGATAAATCCTATGGGGTCTCCCGGTTGGATTTCGGGCAGAATAAAGTAACAAAGATGGTAGCATCGGCAGCGCATATCTATGGTCGTAAACTGGCGTCGGCAGAGGCTTTTACCAGTTTCCGGCACTGGCTGGATTACCCGGGCTCGCTGAAACAGGCGCTGGATCGTGCTTTTTGTGAAGGGATCAACCGCATTGTGATCCATACATCTACCGCAACAAGACCCAAAGACGGATTGCCGGGCTATGAATATGGTGCAGGCACCCATTTTAATCCTAATGTTACCTGGTGGGAATTTGCTGCGCCCTTCTTTTCCTATGTGGCGCGCAGTCAGCAGTTGCTGCGGACCGGGCATTTTGTAGCCGATGTGTTATTTTATAATGGAGATATAGCGCCCAACCTGGTAGCGCAAAAACACATTCCAGCTACATTAGGTAAAGGATATGATTATGATGTATGTAATGCAGAAGTATTGTTAGAGCGGATTAATGTACGCGATGGGAAACTGGTGTTGCCGGATGGTATGCAATACCGGATGCTTGTGTTGCCCGAAAGCAGCCGCATGCCGGTTGCCGTACTGAAAAAGATAAAAGCGCTTTTGGAGGCAGGTGCGCTGGTAATGGGTGCTCCGCCGCAAACAGACTCCGGCCTGACCAATTACCCGCAATGCGATGCAGCGATTCAGCAGATAGCAAAATCATTGTGGAAGGATGCCGTTGCATCCAACGGGATACCAGTTGGTAAAGGGCGCCTGTTTTATCCCGGGTCCATACGGGCAATATTGCAAAGGATGCACTATCAACCTGATTTTGAAGCTACCAACCGCAATGCCTGGATCGATTTTATTCACCGTACTACAGGGAATGCTGAGATCTATTTCCTCACCAACCGGAAAAAAGAGGCGGTACAGAGCGACTGTCTGTTTCGCGCAACCGGCCGTCAGCCGGAGCTTTGGGATGCTGTTTCGGGAAAACGGTGGCTTCCGCTATATAAAGAAGAGGCCGGCCGTATTAAAATAACATTGAACCTGGATGTGTTTCAATCTGTATTCGTGGTATTCCCTAAAGTAAAAACAAAAGGTCTTCCAAGTGCACCGGATCCATGGCAACAAGCCGGCGGACGGCGTAAACTGCAGGAGCTTACCGGTTCCTGGAAGGTAAGCTTCGATCCCCAATGGGGCGGTCCTGCAACTATTGTTTTTGAAGACCTGCAGGACTGGAGCCATCATCCGGACGTAGGCATTCGCCATTATTCGGGTAAAGCGGTTTATCGTAAACAGTTCTCTTTTAACGATGCATTGCCGACAAACCCTTTATTTCTTGAGTTGGGCGTTGTCAAGAATATCTGCCGCGTATGGCTAAACGAAAAAGATTTCGGCATTGTATGGACGGCACCCTGGCGCGTGGAAATAACTTCTGCGCTAAAGCGTGGTAGTAATGATGTTCGCATTGAAGTGATCAACCTCTGGCCCAATAGGTTGATCGGTGATGCCGCATTACCTGTGGAGCAAAGAAGAACGCATACCAATATTCCTTTTAAAAAGAACGATCCGTTACTCCCTTCAGGATTGTTGGGGCCGGTTAGCCTGGTAAGCTTCGCCTGA
- a CDS encoding histidine phosphatase family protein, whose translation MLKVILLRHGETAYNADGNRYCGRTDIGLTEKGIAQAGKVFEALKNIPVDAVYSSPLQRARRTAAIASGDHSVITDERLIEADFGLWEGKTKEEFNAEDPSLWAAWMKDPGVARAGGTGETGGEIVKRVNDFFEELHRKHNGQLVMVVAHNGINRLYLAAKMGMPLSNYRRFDMENSAVSYFELDDENVLTLKKLNTTAL comes from the coding sequence ATGTTAAAAGTGATTTTATTGCGACACGGCGAAACGGCGTATAATGCAGATGGGAACCGGTATTGCGGCAGAACCGATATCGGGCTTACGGAAAAAGGAATAGCACAGGCGGGAAAAGTGTTTGAAGCGTTGAAAAATATACCCGTGGATGCCGTTTATTCATCCCCTCTGCAACGTGCCCGCAGAACGGCTGCGATCGCATCGGGTGACCATAGCGTCATAACCGATGAACGCCTTATAGAAGCCGATTTTGGTTTGTGGGAAGGAAAAACAAAAGAAGAATTTAATGCCGAAGATCCTTCGCTTTGGGCGGCATGGATGAAGGATCCGGGGGTAGCAAGGGCAGGGGGTACCGGCGAAACCGGTGGCGAGATTGTAAAACGGGTGAATGACTTTTTTGAAGAGTTGCACCGAAAGCATAATGGACAATTGGTAATGGTAGTAGCGCATAATGGTATCAACCGGTTGTACCTCGCAGCAAAAATGGGCATGCCGTTATCTAATTACCGGCGTTTCGATATGGAAAACTCCGCGGTGTCCTATTTTGAACTGGATGATGAAAATGTGCTGACGCTCAAAAAACTAAACACAACCGCATTATAA
- a CDS encoding FGGY-family carbohydrate kinase, with protein MSDTYFIGVDLGTQGLRVVILDEKGTIIANAEQGFILSPAMRMEQDPGEWWTICRSCLSKAAAQLQPEQRNRIRAVAVDSTSGTVIPMDQQYRPLHPAIMYSDQRSGAQAKKCTAAAQQFQSHGFTGFSTSTGLSKMVWFAETFPEKAAHIFKWIHAADFITGKLCGVWNVTDYTNVLKSGYDLSALKWPDYISETLGIKKEWLQEVQPSGTVIGKLTADLANELGLPADVAVTTGITDGCASQVASGAIKPGQWNTTIGTTMVIKGVTEKEIIDPLNRLYNHRHPAGYWMPGGAGNIGADWVSAGFKEELEHYNQSAVSLTPTGRVAYPLIQKGERFPFVAPEAKGFGPEDVSKEMLYTANMEGVAFAERYAYELIELLSGEKVEAIYTAGGASNSDSWLQIRSDVLQKPVYKMKYVSGAVGAAIVAASTTCFKDITEATIALTQAEKWVQPRTVLKQQYDDQYRLFLEIMKERGFIN; from the coding sequence ATGAGTGATACATATTTTATTGGGGTTGACCTGGGAACCCAGGGATTACGGGTAGTGATACTGGACGAAAAAGGAACGATCATTGCCAACGCGGAACAAGGCTTTATATTGTCGCCTGCCATGCGTATGGAACAGGATCCCGGTGAATGGTGGACTATTTGCCGATCCTGTTTAAGTAAGGCAGCGGCGCAACTGCAGCCGGAACAACGGAACAGGATCCGGGCCGTTGCAGTAGATTCAACATCGGGCACCGTGATCCCCATGGATCAGCAATACCGCCCGCTGCATCCGGCAATTATGTATAGCGATCAGCGTTCCGGCGCCCAGGCAAAAAAATGTACGGCTGCAGCGCAGCAGTTCCAGTCACATGGGTTTACCGGCTTCAGCACTTCAACAGGACTGTCCAAGATGGTATGGTTCGCTGAAACTTTTCCCGAAAAAGCGGCACATATTTTTAAATGGATCCATGCCGCGGATTTTATTACAGGAAAATTATGTGGCGTATGGAATGTTACGGATTATACTAATGTCCTGAAGTCAGGATATGATTTGTCGGCGTTGAAGTGGCCGGATTACATCAGCGAAACATTGGGAATAAAAAAAGAATGGTTGCAGGAAGTGCAGCCTTCCGGAACGGTAATAGGAAAGCTGACGGCGGACCTGGCAAACGAACTGGGGCTGCCGGCCGATGTGGCCGTTACCACCGGTATCACCGATGGCTGTGCCTCTCAGGTGGCGTCGGGTGCCATAAAGCCCGGGCAGTGGAATACGACCATCGGCACCACAATGGTAATAAAGGGGGTGACAGAAAAAGAAATTATTGACCCGTTGAATCGTTTATACAACCACCGCCACCCTGCTGGTTACTGGATGCCCGGGGGTGCGGGGAATATTGGTGCAGACTGGGTTTCAGCAGGCTTTAAAGAAGAGCTGGAGCATTATAACCAGTCGGCAGTTTCTTTAACGCCAACCGGCCGGGTCGCCTATCCCCTGATCCAAAAAGGAGAACGGTTTCCTTTTGTGGCGCCGGAGGCAAAGGGTTTTGGTCCTGAAGACGTGTCGAAGGAAATGTTGTACACCGCCAACATGGAAGGGGTGGCGTTTGCAGAACGGTATGCCTACGAGTTGATTGAATTGCTTTCCGGGGAAAAAGTGGAAGCCATTTATACCGCCGGAGGCGCCAGCAACAGTGATAGTTGGTTGCAGATCCGTAGTGATGTTTTGCAAAAACCAGTTTACAAAATGAAATACGTTTCCGGTGCGGTGGGAGCGGCCATTGTAGCAGCATCAACTACCTGCTTCAAAGATATAACCGAAGCCACGATAGCGCTGACCCAGGCAGAAAAATGGGTACAGCCGCGAACTGTTTTGAAACAGCAGTACGATGATCAGTACAGGCTGTTCCTGGAAATAATGAAGGAACGGGGATTTATAAATTAA
- a CDS encoding FGGY-family carbohydrate kinase gives MTLKNAYIIIDFGTGNLRAAVIATDGAILGVAREDIAYIRDDRYGDSIYFDPQLLWNQVLELTAVALKQAGLVKILAITATSQREGIVVLDKAGMPVVGMPNIDHRGREWEEILDNKEQVYGLTGRYPTSLFSAFKLVGLREGREEWWQQLDTFLSISDWVEYMFCGVEHYEHSQASETLLYDVERRAWSESLCELFSFPLSLLPPLTSSGTVLGQIRQPLAEALSISRDAKVIVGGADTQLAVLSTCAQAGDLVIVSGTTTPIIKLSASYDLDNAQRTWTGRYIDDNSYMVEANAGVTGLNYQRLKKIFYPNEGYEVIENELRSLTDFQCVASLGSLLADEKEPLIKGGFIFNTPVNHELSRAGLVWATLWDIACSIFENYKTLVSVTPNEQPYIWTCGGGMESKMLRQFIADLTGKEVRIRDHYRHASVAGGMMICNNTLGIEAEQTKAYDRVQPSAGTEHQHFYDRWKTHRELLKKIF, from the coding sequence ATGACTTTAAAAAACGCATACATTATTATCGACTTTGGCACCGGCAACCTGCGCGCGGCGGTTATTGCAACCGATGGTGCTATTTTAGGAGTGGCCCGGGAAGATATTGCCTATATAAGGGACGACCGCTATGGCGATTCCATTTATTTCGATCCGCAGTTATTATGGAACCAGGTACTGGAGCTTACAGCGGTGGCATTAAAACAGGCAGGCCTGGTAAAGATCCTTGCCATTACTGCCACCAGTCAGCGGGAAGGGATTGTAGTATTGGACAAGGCCGGTATGCCGGTGGTAGGGATGCCCAATATCGATCACCGGGGAAGAGAATGGGAGGAGATACTCGATAATAAAGAGCAGGTGTACGGCTTAACAGGACGTTATCCCACCTCACTTTTTTCAGCATTTAAGTTGGTCGGGTTGCGGGAAGGAAGAGAAGAATGGTGGCAACAACTGGATACGTTTCTGAGCATCAGCGATTGGGTGGAATATATGTTCTGCGGCGTGGAACACTATGAACACTCGCAGGCTTCTGAAACCCTTTTATATGATGTAGAGCGGCGGGCCTGGTCGGAATCATTGTGTGAATTATTTTCGTTCCCGTTATCACTATTACCGCCGCTAACCAGCTCTGGTACCGTGCTAGGGCAGATCCGGCAGCCGCTTGCTGAAGCGCTGTCGATAAGCCGGGATGCAAAAGTGATCGTTGGGGGAGCCGATACACAACTGGCGGTATTGAGTACCTGCGCACAGGCGGGGGACCTGGTGATCGTTTCCGGAACCACCACGCCGATCATTAAATTATCCGCTTCTTATGACCTTGATAATGCACAACGCACCTGGACGGGCAGATATATTGATGACAACAGTTATATGGTAGAAGCCAATGCCGGTGTAACCGGGCTGAATTATCAACGCCTGAAAAAAATATTCTATCCAAATGAAGGATATGAAGTAATTGAAAACGAATTACGATCACTAACAGATTTTCAATGCGTGGCCTCATTGGGATCATTGCTGGCCGATGAAAAAGAGCCGTTGATCAAAGGCGGGTTTATTTTCAATACGCCCGTTAACCATGAGTTGTCCCGGGCGGGTTTGGTTTGGGCCACTTTGTGGGATATTGCCTGCAGCATTTTTGAAAATTATAAAACGCTGGTTTCCGTCACGCCCAATGAACAACCGTATATCTGGACCTGTGGCGGCGGTATGGAAAGTAAAATGCTGCGACAGTTTATTGCTGATCTAACGGGCAAAGAAGTCCGCATCCGCGACCATTACCGCCATGCTTCGGTGGCAGGCGGCATGATGATCTGTAATAACACATTGGGGATTGAAGCGGAGCAAACAAAGGCATATGACCGGGTGCAGCCGTCCGCTGGTACGGAACATCAACATTTTTACGACCGTTGGAAAACGCACCGGGAATTATTAAAGAAGATTTTCTAA
- a CDS encoding 2-hydroxyacid dehydrogenase, with product MTILITAPYNEAGRRELESRFGKVIYKVWKENGRAFNAAELNRLLDETQADALITEHDDVTDEVIRKHPRLQFIGVCRGTPSNVAVKTATELGIEVFHTPARNAQAVAELFIANVITFLRKTLPAMEWLKGRNWQKGAHASYLQFKGNELAGKTIGMVGFGAVGQRIAGMVKAFPCPVKFYDPFIDGSFNGYEQVGLDEVFETSDIVSIHLPVNASTIGMIDKKLIDKMKPGALFINTARASVVDRNALLEAIENNRIRGAILDVFDHEPPDAIDYRLIDHPNVLATPHTAGATDEVEDHHVTILNEKLLNWAQTQPVGLLQ from the coding sequence ATGACTATTTTAATTACAGCGCCCTATAATGAAGCGGGACGCCGGGAACTGGAATCCCGTTTTGGAAAAGTGATCTACAAAGTATGGAAAGAGAATGGACGTGCTTTTAACGCAGCAGAACTGAACCGGTTGCTGGACGAAACACAGGCGGATGCGCTTATTACCGAACATGATGACGTTACGGATGAGGTGATCCGCAAGCACCCCCGTTTGCAGTTCATTGGGGTATGCCGCGGAACCCCGTCTAATGTGGCAGTAAAAACTGCAACGGAACTGGGTATTGAAGTGTTTCATACCCCGGCAAGAAATGCACAGGCGGTGGCGGAATTATTTATTGCGAACGTGATCACCTTTTTGCGCAAAACACTGCCGGCAATGGAATGGCTGAAAGGGCGCAACTGGCAAAAAGGAGCGCATGCCTCTTATCTTCAGTTTAAAGGAAATGAGCTGGCGGGTAAAACGATCGGAATGGTGGGCTTTGGTGCCGTTGGGCAGCGTATTGCAGGTATGGTAAAAGCTTTTCCCTGCCCCGTAAAATTTTATGATCCTTTTATCGATGGTTCTTTCAACGGTTATGAGCAGGTGGGTTTAGATGAAGTGTTTGAAACAAGTGATATCGTTTCCATACACCTGCCGGTAAACGCTTCTACCATTGGTATGATTGATAAAAAGCTTATCGATAAGATGAAACCGGGCGCCCTTTTTATCAATACGGCAAGGGCCAGTGTGGTAGATCGCAATGCGTTGCTGGAAGCTATCGAGAATAACAGGATCCGCGGTGCCATTCTTGATGTATTTGATCATGAACCTCCGGATGCTATTGATTACCGGCTGATCGACCATCCGAATGTATTAGCCACTCCGCATACTGCCGGCGCAACGGATGAAGTGGAAGACCATCATGTTACCATCCTCAATGAAAAATTATTGAACTGGGCTCAAACGCAACCGGTCGGTTTATTACAATAG
- a CDS encoding MFS transporter codes for MNNNVKLTGFFAKIGLPQNLAWGYLGILIFMMGDGVEQGWLSPYLIHDRGLTIEQSATLFSVYGLTVALSSFLSGILAEGLGVRKAMWAGFLLFVAGTFGFVGLGLKNLDFSVMLLTYAIRGFGYPLFAYTFLVWITYRTPQSKLGTAVGWFWFVFTGGLNVFGAYYASWAIEKMGHINTLWTSLFWVTLGTLFALLINRDRIKKTGTQDKLRELVDSIKIAVKEPKVFLGGIVRTINTTAQFAFPVFMPLYFEKYGFTTSDWLKIWGTIFTANIIFNLIFGFVGDRLGWRRTISLFGGVGCGLTTLLFYYSPQLFDGNFFMVLLSGVLWGALLAGYVPLSALVPSLVPKGKGAAMAFLNLGAGLSVFAGPLIVRLFIGSAGNAGVIWILAILYFVSALLTKFISLPKKEEVQNADAELTTSTI; via the coding sequence ATGAATAATAATGTAAAACTCACAGGCTTTTTTGCCAAAATAGGATTACCTCAAAACCTGGCCTGGGGCTACTTAGGTATCCTGATCTTTATGATGGGCGACGGCGTAGAGCAGGGCTGGCTAAGTCCTTATCTCATCCACGATCGTGGGCTGACCATCGAACAATCGGCAACCCTCTTTAGTGTCTATGGTCTTACAGTGGCCTTATCTTCCTTTCTGTCCGGGATCCTTGCTGAAGGTCTGGGCGTACGGAAAGCGATGTGGGCGGGGTTTTTGCTTTTTGTAGCAGGAACCTTCGGATTTGTAGGGCTGGGACTTAAAAACCTGGACTTCAGCGTGATGTTGCTTACCTACGCTATCCGCGGATTTGGCTACCCCTTGTTTGCCTATACCTTCCTGGTATGGATCACGTACCGGACACCGCAAAGCAAGCTGGGCACCGCGGTAGGATGGTTCTGGTTTGTATTTACCGGGGGACTGAATGTTTTCGGCGCTTATTATGCGAGTTGGGCTATCGAAAAGATGGGCCATATTAACACCTTATGGACCTCGCTTTTTTGGGTAACCCTGGGAACCTTGTTCGCACTGTTGATCAATCGTGACCGGATCAAAAAAACGGGCACACAGGACAAACTCCGGGAACTGGTGGATAGCATCAAAATAGCCGTAAAGGAACCCAAGGTTTTTTTAGGAGGTATTGTGCGTACCATCAATACCACGGCGCAGTTTGCCTTTCCCGTGTTTATGCCCCTTTATTTTGAAAAATATGGCTTTACCACCAGCGACTGGCTGAAGATCTGGGGAACTATTTTTACTGCAAATATCATTTTTAACCTCATATTCGGTTTTGTAGGCGACCGGCTTGGATGGCGCAGGACTATTTCCCTGTTTGGCGGCGTCGGTTGCGGTTTAACTACTTTGTTATTTTATTACTCGCCCCAGTTGTTTGACGGCAATTTTTTCATGGTGTTGCTAAGCGGTGTGCTGTGGGGGGCGTTGCTGGCGGGTTATGTGCCATTGTCTGCGCTCGTTCCCTCCCTGGTACCTAAAGGGAAAGGTGCTGCCATGGCATTTCTGAACCTGGGCGCCGGTTTGTCGGTGTTTGCTGGCCCGCTGATCGTTCGGCTTTTTATCGGCTCTGCCGGAAATGCAGGCGTGATCTGGATCCTGGCGATCCTGTATTTTGTTAGCGCGCTGCTTACAAAGTTTATCTCCCTGCCCAAAAAAGAGGAGGTACAAAATGCCGACGCGGAATTAACAACATCAACTATTTAA
- a CDS encoding DeoR/GlpR family DNA-binding transcription regulator yields MAVRTITERHEHILNKISKKGKLNIDDLAAEMKVSGVTIRKDLKMLEEKNLLFRTKGGASLNNPYAGDKPINEKEFINIDEKKKIAKAALPLIKNADSIMIGSGTTAFSLAAALHPQHKLTVITPALKVGLELSNRNNVEVLQLGGVIRPNSSSVAGGYAFQVLEDISCEILFLGIDGIDLDHGATISNLAEATLNRKMIDTAQTLVLLADSSKFNRRGVAKICTIEQVSYIVTDDKIPAHLVNQFEDKGIKMIIS; encoded by the coding sequence ATGGCAGTAAGAACAATCACTGAGCGGCATGAGCATATCTTAAACAAAATCAGCAAAAAAGGCAAACTGAATATTGATGATCTGGCTGCCGAAATGAAAGTATCCGGGGTAACCATTCGAAAGGACCTTAAAATGCTAGAGGAAAAAAACCTGTTATTCAGAACAAAGGGGGGCGCCTCGCTCAATAATCCCTATGCCGGGGACAAGCCCATCAACGAAAAAGAATTCATTAATATTGATGAAAAGAAAAAAATAGCAAAAGCGGCTTTACCCCTGATAAAAAATGCCGACTCTATTATGATCGGTTCGGGCACCACCGCATTTTCCTTAGCAGCAGCGCTTCACCCTCAGCATAAATTAACGGTTATCACGCCTGCGCTTAAAGTGGGGCTGGAGCTCAGCAACCGGAACAATGTGGAAGTGTTGCAACTGGGCGGTGTGATCCGGCCTAATTCCTCTTCCGTAGCCGGCGGATACGCGTTCCAGGTATTAGAGGACATCTCCTGCGAAATTCTTTTCCTGGGGATTGATGGGATCGACCTGGATCATGGTGCCACGATTTCGAACCTGGCAGAAGCCACCTTAAACAGAAAGATGATTGACACGGCCCAGACGCTGGTATTGCTGGCAGACAGTTCAAAATTTAACCGCCGGGGCGTGGCTAAAATATGCACGATTGAACAGGTTAGCTATATTGTTACGGATGATAAAATACCGGCCCACCTGGTAAACCAATTTGAAGATAAGGGCATTAAAATGATTATCAGTTAA
- a CDS encoding metallophosphoesterase: MKKRISGCILSCLLISTVAFCQGNYKKPALEQNGSWSLIMVPDLQNYVKWQRNQPLIDLMMAWIVDNIDTLNIKMVMGVGDLVENDGKITNDYDGDQTSKSQWEYVSRAFGKLDGKVPYIAATGNHDYSIDRQGNRTSQYSQFFVPEKNYLNQKLLVQNTRNGQGQPTLENAAYEIKGLNGKDYLFMTVEDGPRDTVLTWAKNVAALQQYQKHRVILSTHEFLNTKDKRTTGEVNWIWWEPYNVNNMIRKSPRIKLPDANNGQQVWEKAVQPASNIELVLCGHISGEGYRKDKNAAGKTVHQLLFDAQSMGGGHRYGNGGDGWLRILEFFPDGKTVKVKTFSPLFGISPATQSLAWKKDVRNEFTFRFD; the protein is encoded by the coding sequence ATGAAAAAAAGAATATCAGGATGTATACTTTCATGTTTATTGATTTCAACGGTTGCCTTTTGTCAGGGAAATTATAAAAAGCCTGCGCTGGAGCAGAATGGATCCTGGTCATTGATCATGGTGCCCGACCTGCAGAATTATGTAAAGTGGCAGCGGAATCAGCCATTGATCGATCTTATGATGGCATGGATTGTGGACAATATTGATACGCTCAATATAAAGATGGTAATGGGGGTGGGGGATCTGGTGGAAAATGATGGAAAGATCACCAATGATTATGATGGCGATCAAACTTCAAAAAGCCAATGGGAATATGTTTCCAGGGCTTTTGGCAAACTGGATGGGAAAGTGCCGTATATCGCAGCAACGGGCAATCATGATTATAGTATAGACCGGCAGGGGAACCGCACCTCCCAATACAGCCAGTTCTTTGTTCCTGAAAAAAATTATCTGAACCAAAAACTACTGGTTCAGAATACCCGGAACGGGCAGGGGCAGCCCACGCTGGAAAATGCGGCATATGAAATAAAAGGATTGAACGGGAAAGATTATTTGTTTATGACCGTGGAGGATGGCCCAAGGGATACGGTGCTCACATGGGCAAAAAACGTAGCGGCCCTTCAGCAATACCAGAAGCACCGGGTGATCCTGTCCACACATGAATTTTTAAATACAAAGGATAAACGTACCACGGGTGAAGTGAACTGGATCTGGTGGGAACCGTATAATGTTAATAATATGATCCGGAAGTCGCCACGGATCAAATTGCCAGATGCTAATAATGGGCAGCAGGTCTGGGAAAAAGCAGTGCAGCCTGCTTCCAATATTGAGCTGGTGTTGTGTGGCCATATTTCGGGCGAAGGATACCGGAAAGACAAAAATGCCGCTGGTAAAACGGTTCATCAGTTGCTGTTTGATGCGCAGTCAATGGGCGGCGGGCACCGTTATGGAAACGGGGGCGATGGATGGCTGCGTATTCTTGAATTTTTCCCGGACGGAAAAACGGTGAAAGTAAAAACGTTTTCACCGCTCTTCGGAATTTCGCCCGCCACGCAGTCCTTAGCATGGAAAAAAGATGTACGAAATGAATTTACGTTCAGGTTTGATTGA